The Brachionichthys hirsutus isolate HB-005 chromosome 3, CSIRO-AGI_Bhir_v1, whole genome shotgun sequence genome has a window encoding:
- the LOC137914234 gene encoding uncharacterized protein yields MYSLKDFLTERLSAAAEEIFEAVEKTVAEYKEEICRAKDLEISRLRIQLRLLKSDTRFDTCFGGPPQQQIHHHRLPPPEQEIHHPPFPSAEAPDNELCKEDGCSSMEQERPEPSDVKKEQQKRPFWMDADEDQLDNLEPDIKDFISPPSTRRGNLQDPIMVFHQSSIGEENKDKPYCCSVCEKHFSNCSHLAAHIRTHTGERPYRCEICKKTFITTSALNRHQTIHTEGKQYVCNLCGKSFKWMDSLGRHVKSVHKGPNTSV; encoded by the exons ATGTATTCGCTGAAAGATTTTTTAACCGAGAGACTGTCAGCAGCGGCGGAAGAGATATTTGAAGCTGTCGAAAAGACAGTGGCCGAATACAAAGAGGAGATTTGTCGTGCTAAAGATTTAGAAATCAGTCGTCTGAGAATTCAGCTGCGGCTTCTCAAGTCAG ATACCAGATTCGATACATGCTTCGGAGGACCTCCACAGCAGCAGATCCACCATCaccgccttcctcctcctgagcaGGAGATCCACCATCCGCCATTCCCTTCAGCGGAGGCTCCGGACAACGAGCTCTGCAAAGAAGATGGGTGCAGCAGCATGGAGCAGGAGCGTCCGGAGCCCTCGGATGTGAAGAAGGAGCAGCAAAAGAGGCCCTTCTGGATGGATGCTGACGAAGACCAGCTCGACAACCTGGAGCCAGACATCAAAGATTTCATTTCACCTCCCTCCACTCGGAGGGGGAATCTGCAGGACCCCATCATGGTCTTCCACCAGAGCAGCATTGGCGAGGAGAATAAAGATAAACCTTACTGCTGCTCCGTGtgtgaaaaacatttcagcaaCTGCTCCCACCTCGCAGCTCATATCCGGACGCACACGGGGGAAAGACCTTACAGATGTGAGATATGCAAAAAGACTTTTATTACAACGAGTGCGCTGAACAGGCACCAGACGATCCACACTGAAGGGAAACAATATGTCTGTAATCTTTGTGGTAAATCCTTCAAGTGGATGGACTCTCTTGGGAGACATGTCAAAAGTGTGCACAAGGGTCCAAATACATCTGTATGA
- the atn1 gene encoding atrophin-1 — MKTRTHKESMPMRSGRRRGASEERRGRRPHPSPTRPDRSDRQTQRAAGEELAGNRFNRRSHGHDSSESEGEELVSPPKRQKVQDSASTPNPPASTHSTDSSVPSTIPPPTSITNQSRESDNEDGQSQGSRSSVVGSLANSSSSLSSGRDIDQDNRSSSPSLSASPLGSLDSDSDGPDSPKQGEREKAKDGGAGKVGGEDRRVLRDVRGEETCGDGEKQDLESRIEDCPSLKPSSTPCISSGLTPPARGAGDSSVDSNSGRKSYFSLDSKLMCKVDYGGPTGVDGALGGNRMNSKASTQCVSKTTMSGGDFSHNSPNIPHSLPPPPALKPLELGGQNLPTEVKTERDRLEKPDKLLDKVQSTPPSLLPQTSPQSQGQPSNHPHHYSSTSWQGGSAAGCQGSWGYSRYPGNHHPHQPHHQPPVQQQQLPSVYNPPSSRHSSSHPSYLPHPHPHPHREYLPRYAGGGGDRERGAAGERERGVRGECGGREVNREFPAPIGNSSSGGNSNSSCGAMVGSNSIQGREFVGLSVSQNRDFQASGRDGPNLGPERRDFGASFRDRDRERERERDAGREFPLPNQSQSRDYGANGTGGGHPRDKDGGRWGEFGNQTREAVGNSIPNNNSAQQSNPSSSTPLPLAPMLNRDQPASPQNNPSYPSHSSLPPQPHPHPQNASSRDFPAPMDQAQIPSSDHFHREYPSTGGKDFPAGPPPSTGTNREYLSPPGMTQNLGREYTGPGGTHHPHQAHPHYQSGPRDRDSTLRESALYQNRGGPNQPPALSPSSSSIHHGHPPNAPYPPPPPQPPLPPPQTPHAQPPPSAMAPNARPSHYQSAQTPPIPLSPLPSPSTNQMGGFSSFPPGSSSGPNMPLPGPGMSSSCSPGCRPTPFHGTLNNHPPFSGTYHSNGNSGSNTANSNSSSSAPSSSHNNSQSLSPQNISKGPPPLSSSSTSNSVSTPASSSSVPGGDGHSDPGPPPTPVIKEEPIEEREETESPPLVLRSPSPEPKPVDIPIHASQSARFHKVLDRGSGNSCARSDVLFVPLDGSKLWKKRNEVIERARREVEQRARDLREKERERERERERERELDRHLQQQKDINAAGGCRQGSSLFFPSSSSIILDPSSSASSSSGNSVPHHHPHPQHHPSNPHAHLHPAHHLHPSLTHSIPHSLLLPSMGGATAMVGPQGALGIGLGGPYLGPDTPALRTLSEYARPHAMSPLGAVSRAQAHHAQVHHGHPHVHPSFFLPQFQNHALAHPHHLPTDAATAAAILGFLYGGGLEGGPGVAGHAGMAGGPMHGGIGGGGFGGVSFPHAMAAHRDRIKPGFEFKSDERVYAPGSIPDHAAFALAHSHSHHAHANAQVHAHSLLLGGGAAGANEVSLYGTPPPPAPAGPPHHQNPNLAPITRPPNPPAPQSLSNPPPSSILPPSLPSHPSSATPTAAQAPAGPAAPPPAPPPPGPPTSSAAPLHHPVPHSSFPSSLSSLPPPAPAPAAPPETYPTPTRSPHSYERDRSGERERERERVTLPAFGDRERERERERERGGSGSAGGGGGSGGGGGGGGENLGRLQMLNVTPHHHQHSHIHSHLHLHQQDTATTGGVHPLMDPLASGAPLARLPYPGATLGTPILAHPLTDSEVLRQQLFGAPFRELPQPSSLTGPMSAAHQLQAMQQAQSAELQIQRLALEQQWIHHHHHHTLTQDEYYSHLKKESDKTL, encoded by the exons atgaaaacacgGACACACAAAGAATCG ATGCCCATGCGCAGTGGCCGACGGCGGGGGGCAAGTGAGGAAAGAAGGGGTAGACGCCCGCACCCCAGCCCCACCCGCCCTGACCGCAGCGACAGACAGACG CAAagagctgctggagaggaaTTGGCTGGAAATCGCTTCAATCGCAGGTCGCATGGCCATGATTCATCAGAGAGTGAGGGGGAGGAACTCGTGTCTCCTCCAAAGAGGCAAAAAGTTCag GATTCGGCCTCTACGCCAAACCCTCCTGCGTCAACACACTCCACTGACAGCTCGGTTCCTTCCACCATCCCGCCTCCAACCTCCATTACGAACCAATCCCGTGAGAGCGACAATGAAGATGGCCAATCCCAGGGCAGTAGGAGTTCAGTTGTAGGAAGCCTGGCCAATAGTAGCAGTAGTTTGAGCAGTGGGCGTGATATAGACCAGGACAATCGTTCCTCATCCCCAAGTCTCTCAGCTTCCCCTCTGGGCAGCCTGGACTCTGATTCTGATGGGCCTGACTCGCCAAAGCAAGGGGAGCGAGAGAAAGCCAAGGATGGAGGAGCAGGgaaggtgggaggagaggacaggagagtgCTAAGAGATGTGAGAGGGGAGGAGACCTGTGGGGATGGAGAAAAGCAGGATCTGGAATCAAGAATTGAAGACTGTCCATCTCTTAAGCCCTCCTCCACTCCTTGCATCTCCTCTGGCCTGACTCCACCTGCACGCGGAGCAGGTGATTCGTCAGTCGACAGCAATAGCGGGAGGAAGTCCTATTTCTCCCTGGACTCTAAATTAATGTGTAAAGTTGACTATGGTGGACCGACAGGTGTGGATGGTGCGCTCGGTGGCAATAGAATGAATTCCAAAGCCAGCACTCAGTGTGTGTCAAAGACAACTATGTCAGGAGGAGACTTCTCCCACAACAGCCCCAACATCCCCCATTCTTTGCCTCCTCCACCTGCCCTCAAGCCCTTGGAGCTCGGGGGACAAAACCTGCCCACCGAGGtcaagacagaaagagacagactAGAAAAGCCAGACAAACTCCTGGACAAGGTTCAGTCCACGCCTCCTTCTCTGTTGCCACAGACCAGCCCGCAGTCCCAAGGCCAACCTTCCAACCACCCTCACCACTACAGCTCCACCAGCTGGCAGGGTGGCTCAGCAGCAGGATGTCAGGGGAGCTGGGGCTACTCCCGTTACCCTGGAAACCACCACCCGCACCAACCACATCACCAGCCcccagtgcagcagcagcaacttcCCTCAGTTTACAACCCTCCATCCTCTCGCCActcctcctcccatccctcTTACCTCCCCCAtcctcacccccacccccacagagAGTACCTTCCTAGGTatgctggggggggaggggacagagagaggggggctgcaggagagagggagaggggagtGAGGGGGGAATGTGGGGGGAGAGAAGTCAACCGGGAGTTCCCTGCTCCCATTGGTAACAGCAGTAGTGGCGGTAACAGCAATAGTAGTTGTGGTGCGATGGTTGGGTCCAACAGCATTCAAGGCAGGGAGTTTGTGGGTCTTTCAGTGAGTCAGAACCGGGACTTCCAAGCTTCGGGGCGAGACGGACCGAACTTGGGCcctgaaagaagagactttggtGCATCTttcagagacagagatagagaacGGGAAAGGGAACGTGACGCAGGGAGGGAATTTCCTCTGCCAAACCAAAGCCAGAGTAGAGACTATGGTGCCAATGGAACCGGAGGGGGGCATCCCAGAGACAAAGATGGAGGTCGATGGGGTGAGTTTGGGAACCAGACAAGAGAGGCTGTAGGCAACAGTATCCCAAACAATAACTCTGCCCAACAGAGTAACCCCTCAAGTTCAACTCCACTACCTCTCGCTCCCATGCTGAACCGAGACCAACCTGCATCACCCCAAAACAATCCCAGTTACCCTTCCCATTCCTCCCTGCCCCCTCAACCTCACCCGCACCCTCAAAACGCATCCAGCCGAGACTTCCCTGCTCCCATGGACCAGGCACAAATTCCCTCATCAGACCACTTTCACAGAGAATATCCATCCACAGGGGGGAAAGATTTTCCTGCTGGGCCGCCTCCTTCGACTGGCACGAATCGAGAGTACCTCAGCCCCCCTGGAATGACCCAAAACCTAGGTCGAGAGTACACAGGGCCTGGGGGAACCCATCACCCTCACCAAGCTCACCCCCACTACCAGTCTGGGCCCAGAGACAGAGACTCGACCCTACGAGAGTCTGCTCTGTACCAAAACCGCGGGGGCCCAAATCAACCCCCTGcactctctccatcctcctcttccattcATCACGgacatcctccaaatgctcctTATCCCCCGCCACCACCCCAGCCTCCTCTGCCCCCACCTCAAACCCCACACGCCCAGCCACCCCCATCAGCTATGGCACCAAATGCGCGTCCTTCACACTACCAATCCGCCCAGACTCCCCCTATACCCCTTTCACCTTTACCAAGCCCATCCACCAATCAGATGGGAGGCTTCTCATCTTTTCCGCCTGGTTCCTCCTCTGGGCCCAACATGCCACTTCCTGGACCAGGCATGTCATCCAGCTGTTCGCCCGGATGTCGGCCAACCCCTTTTCATGGCACTTTGAACAACCACCCTCCATTTAGCGGAACGTACCACTCCAATGGGAACAGCGGGAGTAACACGGCCAAcagcaatagcagcagcagcgcacCCAGTAGCAGCCATAACAATTCACAGTCGCTCTCACCTCAGAATATCTCGAAAGGACCTCCGCCTCTTAGCAGCTCGTCCACAAGCAACAGTGTTTCCACCCCTGCCTCTAGTTCTTCAGTGCCTGGTGGAGACGGACATTCAGATCCAGGCCCACCTCCGACTCCTGTTATCAAAGAGGAGCCAatagaagagagggaggaaaccGAGAGCCCACCACTTGTATTACGGAGCCCCTCTCCTGAACCAAAGCCTGTAGACATTCCCATCCacgccagccaatcagcacg GTTTCACAAGGTTCTCGACCGTGGCAGTGGAAACTCCTGCGCCCGCAGCGACGTTCTCTTTGTCCCATTGGATGGCTCCAAACTGTGGAAGAAGAGGAACGAGGTGATTGAAAGGGCACGTAGGGAGGTTGAACAGCGGGCCAGAGACCTACGGGAAAAGGAGagggagcgggagagagagcgggagcGCGAGAGGGAACTGGATCGACATCTACAG cagcagaaagatATCAACGCCGCTGGAGGGTGTCGCCAgggctcctccctctttttcccctCCTCGTCTTCCATCATCCTTGACCCGTCTTCTTCTGCCTCGTCTTCTTCGGGCAACTCTGTCCCCCACCATCACCCCCATCCCCAACATCACCCTTCAAACCCTCACGCACACCTTCACCCAGCACACCATCTCCACCCATCCCTCACTCACTCCATTCCCCATTCCCTCCTCCTGCCGTCCATGGGTGGGGCAACGGCAATGGTTGGCCCCCAGGGCGCCCTGGGAATAGGTCTAGGAGGTCCATATCTTGGCCCTGACACCCCTGCACTGAGAACGCTGAGCGAGTACGCTCGCCCTCATGCCATGTCTCCGTTGGGGGCAGTTAGCCGCGCCCAGGCACACCACGCACAAGTTCACCATGGTCACCCCCATGTGCACCCCTCGTTCTTCCTTCCTCAGTTCCAGAATCATGCTTTAGCCCACCCACACCACCTGCCTACCGATGCGGCTACAGCTGCAGCGATCTTGGGCTTTTTGTACGGTGGCGGCCTCGAAGGGGGTCCGGGTGTCGCGGGCCATGCGGGGATGGCAGGAGGGCCGATGCATGGAGggattgggggtggggggttcgGAGGAGTCAGCTTTCCTCATGCGATGGCTGCGCATCGCGATCGGATAAAGCCGGGCTTTGAATTTAAGAGCGATGAGCGAGTTTATGCGCCGGGATCCATACCTGATCACGCAGCTTTCGCTCTCGCTCACTCTCATTCTCATCACGCCCATGCCAATGCCCAAGTGCATGCACATTCCCTGCTCCttggaggaggtgcagcaggagcaaATGAGGTGTCGCTTTACGgcactcctcctccaccagctcctgctGGCCCCCCACACCACCAGAACCCAAATCTGGCACCTATAACTCGACCTCCCAACCCTCCTGCCCCCCAGTCCCTGTCCAATCCACCCCCTTCGTCTATCCTCCCGCCCTCTCTCCCTTCTCACCCATCATCAGCAACCCCGACCGCTGCTCAAGCCCCAGCAGGCCCAGCTGCTCCTccgccagctcctcctccacctggccCTCCAACCTCCAGTGCGGCCCCACTTCATCACCCAGTTCCCCATTCTTCCTTTCCCAGCTCCCTGTCCTCTCTTCCGCCACCAGCCCCTGCCCCGGCTGCTCCCCCCGAGACCTATCCCACTCCAACTCGCTCCCCTCACTCTTACGAGCGAGATAGGAGTGGAGAAAGGGAgcgggagagagaaagagtaaCTTTGCCGGCCTTTGGggacagagagcgagaaagagagcgagagcgagaaaGGGGAGGAAGTGGtagtgcaggaggaggaggcggaagtggaggtggtggtg gaggcggaggagagaaTCTGGGGCGTCTTCAGATGTTAAACGTGACGCCTCATCACCACCAGCACTCACACATCCACTCACATCTGCATCTGCACCAGCAAGACACAG CGACGACGGGCGGGGTTCACCCCCTGATGGACCCGTTGGCGTCGGGGGCTCCTTTGGCACGCCTACCTTACCCAGGAGCCACACTAGGCACGCCCATCCTGGCTCACCCCCTCACTGACAGCGAGGTGCTCCGCCAACAGCTGTTCG GCGCTCCTTTCCGTGAACTGCCCCAGCCGTCCTCCCTCACCGGTCCCATGTCAGCCGCTCATCAGCTCCAGGCAATGCAGCAGGCCCAGAGTGCAGAGCTGCAGATCCAGAGACTGGCCCTGGAACAACAGTGGatccatcaccatcaccaccacacCCTCACCCAGGATGAATATTACAG TCACCTGAAGAAGGAGAGTGACAAGACCCTGTGA
- the LOC137917774 gene encoding gamma-enolase-like, giving the protein MAPGLEQLDSRSINRMSIVNIVAREILDSRGNPTVEVDLHTGKGLFRAAVPSGASTGIYEALELRDGDKTRYKGKGVTKAVNHINDTLGPALMQSGISVLEQEKLDNVMIEMDGTENKSKFGANSILGVSLAICKAGAAEKGVPLYRHIADLAGNGELVLPVPAFNVINGGSHAGNKLAMQEFMVLPVGAESFRDALRVGAELYQTLRCVIKEKYGQDATNVGDEGGFAPNIQENGEALELLKTAIEKAGFTDKVVIGMDVAASEFFIEGKYDLDFKSPPKAARNISADELASIYQGFINNYPVVSIEDPFDQDDWPAWSQFTASAGIQVVGDDLTVTNPRRIQRAVEEKSCNCLLLKVNQIGSVTEAINACKLAQENGWGVMVSHRSGETEDTFIADLVVGLCTGQIKTGAPCRSERLAKYNQLMRIEEELGDQARFAGHNFRNPTTL; this is encoded by the exons ATGGCTCCTGGTCTGGAACAGCTTGACAGTAGATCCATAAATAG GATGTCCATAGTGAATATTGTTGCCAGGGAGATCCTGGACTCCAGGGGGAACCCTACTGTGGAAGTAGATCTTCATACTGGCAAAG GTCTCTTCAGGGCTGCTGTCCCCAGCGGTGCGTCCACTGGCATCTATGAGGCTCTGGAACTCCGGGATGGAGACAAGACTCGCTACAAGGGCAAAG GTGTAACGAAAGCCGTTAATCACATAAATGACACCCTTGGACCAGCTCTCATGCAGTCT GGAATCAGCGTGTTGGAGCAAGAAAAACTGGACAACGTGATGATTGAAATGGACGGCACCGAGAACAAAT CTAAGTTTGGGGCCAATTCTATTCTTGGAGTATCGCTGGCCATATGCAAGGCTGGCGCAGCAGAGAAAGGCGTCCCCCTGTACCGTCACATCGCTGATCTGGCAGGAAACGGAGAGTTGGTCCTCCCAGTTCCT GCTTTTAATGTGATCAATGGGGGGTCCCATGCTGGAAACAAACTGGCGATGCAGGAGTTCATGGTCCTCCCTGTGGGGGCTGAGTCGTTCCGTGATGCTCTGCGTGTGGGGGCGGAGCTCTACCAGACACTCAGGTGTGTCATCAAGGAGAAATATGGTCAGGATGCTACAAATGTGGGAGATGAAGGAGGGTTTGCCCCGAATATACAAGAGAACGGCGAAG CTTTGGAGCTGCTGAAGACGGCCATAGAGAAAGCTGGCTTCACAGACAAAGTGGTGATCGGGATGGACGTCGCTGCTTCAGAGTTCTTCATAGAGGGCAAGTATGACCTGGACTTCAAGTCTCCACCTAAGGCTGCTCGCAACATCAGCGCAGACGAGCTGGCCAGCATCTACCAGGGCTTCATCAACAACTACCCAG TGGTGTCGATTGAAGATCCTTTCGACCAGGATGACTGGCCTGCTTGGTCACAGTTTACAGCCTCAGCGGGCATCCAG GTGGTTGGAGACGATCTGACTGTCACCAACCCGCGTAGGATACAACGAGCAGTGGAGGAAAAGTCCTGCAACTGCCTCCTGCTAAAAGTCAACCAGATTGGCTCTGTGACCGAGGCCATCAACGC GTGTAAGCTGGCGCAGGAGAATGGCTGGGGTGTGATGGTGAGCCACCGCTCGGGAGAAACAGAGGACACCTTTATAGCTGACCTGGTGGTTGGTCTCTGCACTGGAcag ATTAAGACTGGAGCTCCCTGCCGATCAGAACGTCTAGCCAAGTACAATCAGCTCATGAG GATTGAGGAAGAACTGGGAGACCAGGCCCGCTTTGCTGGACACAACTTTCGTAATCCCACTACCCTTTGA